The following is a genomic window from Amaranthus tricolor cultivar Red isolate AtriRed21 chromosome 10, ASM2621246v1, whole genome shotgun sequence.
AGTTTTGAGTTACCCATTTATCTTTCTTTGCTTGTTGTTCAAaaatatcaacaaaaaaaaacaaaaaatttgctCTATTGTTCCttcaattcttcattgtttcTAGCTTGTAAGAATCCCTAGGGTGTAGGTGATGTTACAACAGAGAGGTATGTTCATTTTAGATGGTGTTTGACGAGAAATAAGAGAAGAAACGGCCGAAAAAATAACCCATTTTGTTGATTGGAGTAATGAGATGCACATGAGTTTTAACCACATGAGCCAAACTCTTTTTTATTCTATCATCATCCTCACCcacaatcatcatcatcacccaAATCAATGAAATCTAAAAACTTTCTCCACCTACTCTTTATTCTATTTCCATAAATTATGTGAGCAATAATATGTTTAGGAAACTTTCCTCTCAATTCCGTAGCAGCAATAATATTACTGATATTATTGGCGATTTTAGGTAGAATTGTTGGCATTGTATAAGAATTTATCAGTCTAGGTGAATTGTCATAGTctttgaaaatataattttgtggCATTGTAactgaaattttgattttttgaagtaTTACTTTGATAAAAAAGTGCTTATTTTCTAACATTCTTTTCTAAATCATTAAATGCAATGAATATACTTATAAATTCTTTGTGTAGgacttcaaaattttaaaaaattaaaagaaaatggctAATTTTTTTCCTATGAATGTTAAATTAAATGTCTAGAGAACACTAAAACACATACACATTATACAAGCATGAACTTTTGATAGCCAAATCTTCCATCTCGACTTTTGTTCTCTTAATTTTCAAAGGGAATTCAATTCTAAGGTTACTCTGCTTTTGTTCGATTTTGActattttgaacaaaaaaatcaataatttgaACCACAATTGAAGTGTTCAAGTGTCATACTCATACTCATATCCAAGTGTCAAGACTTTGATACGGATACTTAAGGACTTGGGGTGATGTTATTAGGTCTCAAAACTTTAACCTATCCGAAATGTTCATACTTTATTGTAAAAACAGCtaacatatataataaatacaacTTTGTTTCTGCTTTTATACCTCAAGTCTCCAGAGTAATAGTATATACAATTCAACAATGATATATCATCATCTTTGGCCAATTTGAATGCACTCaacttttaaattaaatgaatgTTGATTCTCCAGCTATATTGACAAATTAAAGTTTGActataagaataaacaatgtgGTAAATTCTTTAATACGATAAATATATTGAACGTAACTAAATTAATTGAGTCCCTTAACCGCATCATTACAACGTCAAAGAATTTGGTCAGAAAGAACGGGCAGACGTCGAAAAAAGTTGGCGGGTACAGAGGGCATGTCATCCCTAAACTTGGGATGCCTTAAATAATAGAAAGCTAATCCTAACATAAAAGCCTTAAATGGCACCATATAGAATGCCAATGATGCTACCAAGCAAAATGCTAAAAATATTCCTGTAGCTCTTGGATCCCTCCAATTATACAAAGCTTCTACTCTCTCCCATTGGGCTGCCATGTCTCCTAAAAACAGTTGAGCTCTTCCTGCCAAGGCTCGAAGCCTATCGTACCTTATCCTAACAACATCGGGTGATCGTGTAGTCGGTAAGCCATCAAACTCCTCATCGAGCTCATCATTGGTAACCACATCGACACAAGATATGCGAGGATCCATGCTAAGAGGGACCTTTTTACGATATCTAATCTGAAAGGCTAGgattaaaaacgcatacatAAAGATAGTTGGTAGCACAAGGTGTGGGCATAGGACGATTGCTATAATTATAATGTGGACTAGGATCGTAGTTGGTGGATGAGCCCATGTTCTAATTCCGTTGAGCCATCGAGCCAAAGTGGCTACTTTAGATAGCCCACTGACTACCCTGAACCAATTCACCTTGCTCTTTCTCATGCTCCAAATGTGAGTGTCTGAATCAAGCATGTATTGGACCACTTCTAGCCCCAAAGGTGGCTCCGACCGAGCTAGCTTAGCTGTCACAATTCTCATTGCCGTGTGCCTTAAAATGTCTTGTTGAGCTCTACCTAATGGACATACATAGTGCATTCTAGGTAACATTGGGCTTGAGTATGCTTGTAGAAGACTTATCCATGATGAGCAAGTGAACCTTAAACTTATCTCTATCTCACCCATTCTTCGAGCCCCACCCGGAAGCAATACAGTAAGCGAGTAAGTATTAAGGTAAATGCGATTTGTATCCAGGGCTGATAAACGTACTCGTAGCTTCCCCATACGAATAtccttccttggtttgcaagtTTCATCCTTATGGTACCGCCCATTATCAAACAACCCAATAGTAAGAACTGTACATGGATCATACACATCCCATGTATACTGCTCATTCCAAAGTGGATTGAACCGATCAAGTATAGTACGGGTACGAACCCATTTTGGACCATATTTCGCCACCACATAAGCATCTGTTGTACCACGGGTCCCATCTCTAGTTTTTACGGGTAAAAGAATGTTTGCCCCACGGATACCAACCTCAAGCAATCCAATGGGAGGTTTGGCAAGTTGCTTAGCCGAGGCTCGAACATCGCTGGTCACATGAGCTGCCTCATCAAGCACATGATAACCACCCTCAATACAAGTTCGAATGTGTATCCTCCCAGCATAAGACTTGCTCTTCTCATCCTCCCCAACCAAATTAAACCACCTTGACTTGGTTTGTGCTCGGTCATCACTCCTCCGTTCGATGCTTGCCACGCGTACCTTAACCAATCCAATAGATTTTCCACTTACAATATCCTCAACGGTAACCACCAAAAAGGGCTCAAAAGGCTCTGCTGCCACAAACACCAAATCTTCATTCCACGTAGGATTAGAGGACCCTATTCGACCTGTCTTAAAAACTTGAGCTCCAAGTTGAGCCTTTACATAAAGCTCCAGAGCTCGAGTTTTTGGTTCGGGTGACACCGAACCTATCTGTAAATCTTGggtttgaataatcgttaaccGTAAATACCACAACTTCGGAGAAAGATAAACCTTGGCTCGGGTCTCCGGAATCAACCCACCCGAATCCGATTGCCAAGCCTCTTGGAATGCTTCATCAGCTTGGGTTCCAACCCAAACCGCAACCATAACATCAGCACCACCAACTTCAGAACCTGTTTCAAGAGTATACCATTGAGGAGCTAAAGGACTATCAGGTGGTAAGCGTTTTGGTACCTCCTGTAAGTCAAACGACACAATACCAAGACATTTCTCCTCAATTTTTGAACCTTCTTgctcttcctttttcttctctGTCCAAACTGATACTTCCAGAGAACTCGAATTTAACCCTTCTTTATCAAAAGCAAAaacttgatcccaatctttatTATTCTTCTCCGACGTCGTTTTTATGCTATGAGTTCCAATCACCAATTTAGCAAAACTCATCGCATCAACTTCTGGATTCGAATGTTTCGCTTTTACAACACGAACGTACAAAAATGGCATCCGATCTACTAAATCATACCCTGTTCCACTCCTCCGGTCTGAACCGGAAACAGATCGGATCTCTAAATCACTTCTGGTATTAGTAGTAGTGATTATGTTATCATTATCAACAGTATtgttactactattattatttgttgTCGAAACTTCTAGATTCTTGTTTTCATCCTCCTTCTCATTTTCTAGAGGTTTAACCTCTGCGACAGCAtttggtggtggtggaggtgCTGGAGTTTCTTTATTCGTCTCTTCTTGAGGTGCTGGAAGTGGATGATTGTCCTCCGGCGGCTTTTCTTCGACTTTTTCTTTCACTTCTTCTGTTTTACTCTCCTCTTCTTTTTTCTCTTCCACAGCAACCTCTgttttcttctcttcttccttcttctcaTCTGGTTTCTTCTCC
Proteins encoded in this region:
- the LOC130825370 gene encoding multiple C2 domain and transmembrane region protein 14, giving the protein MADSNGRKLLVEVCNAKNLMPKDGHGTASAFVMVDFDGQRRRTKTISRDLNPQWDEKLEFFVHNVESMNSEILELNVYNDKKTGKRTNFLGKVKISGSCFAKLGSETLIYHPLEKRSVFSQIKGEIGLKVWYEDPPVEEEKKPDEKKEEEKKTEVAVEEKKEEESKTEEVKEKVEEKPPEDNHPLPAPQEETNKETPAPPPPPNAVAEVKPLENEKEDENKNLEVSTTNNNSSNNTVDNDNIITTTNTRSDLEIRSVSGSDRRSGTGYDLVDRMPFLYVRVVKAKHSNPEVDAMSFAKLVIGTHSIKTTSEKNNKDWDQVFAFDKEGLNSSSLEVSVWTEKKKEEQEGSKIEEKCLGIVSFDLQEVPKRLPPDSPLAPQWYTLETGSEVGGADVMVAVWVGTQADEAFQEAWQSDSGGLIPETRAKVYLSPKLWYLRLTIIQTQDLQIGSVSPEPKTRALELYVKAQLGAQVFKTGRIGSSNPTWNEDLVFVAAEPFEPFLVVTVEDIVSGKSIGLVKVRVASIERRSDDRAQTKSRWFNLVGEDEKSKSYAGRIHIRTCIEGGYHVLDEAAHVTSDVRASAKQLAKPPIGLLEVGIRGANILLPVKTRDGTRGTTDAYVVAKYGPKWVRTRTILDRFNPLWNEQYTWDVYDPCTVLTIGLFDNGRYHKDETCKPRKDIRMGKLRVRLSALDTNRIYLNTYSLTVLLPGGARRMGEIEISLRFTCSSWISLLQAYSSPMLPRMHYVCPLGRAQQDILRHTAMRIVTAKLARSEPPLGLEVVQYMLDSDTHIWSMRKSKVNWFRVVSGLSKVATLARWLNGIRTWAHPPTTILVHIIIIAIVLCPHLVLPTIFMYAFLILAFQIRYRKKVPLSMDPRISCVDVVTNDELDEEFDGLPTTRSPDVVRIRYDRLRALAGRAQLFLGDMAAQWERVEALYNWRDPRATGIFLAFCLVASLAFYMVPFKAFMLGLAFYYLRHPKFRDDMPSVPANFFRRLPVLSDQIL